One part of the Acetoanaerobium sticklandii genome encodes these proteins:
- the cdaA gene encoding diadenylate cyclase CdaA has protein sequence MWELKDIVFNIGIFDVIDIAIVAYVFYKLYQLIKETRAEQLVRGIVILLLATKASEIMQLHVVNWILKNTMTVGMIALLIVFQPELRRVLEYLGRTKFIIKPAIEDTEKVDVVVEEVVQSMTSLARQKIGALLVFERETGINDIIQTGTMMDAKVTRQLLINIFIPNTPLHDGAAVIRGGKIMAAGCFLPLTENKFLNKELGTRHRAGLGISERSDCIALIVSEETGFISLAQNGKLYRDLSEESLRTFLLKGLRKEEESKGFFKKGGIFK, from the coding sequence TTGTGGGAATTAAAAGATATAGTATTTAATATAGGAATTTTTGATGTTATAGACATTGCAATAGTTGCATATGTTTTTTATAAACTATACCAGCTTATAAAGGAAACTAGAGCAGAGCAGCTAGTTAGAGGTATAGTAATTTTATTGCTTGCGACAAAAGCAAGTGAGATTATGCAGCTTCATGTTGTTAACTGGATACTTAAAAATACAATGACAGTGGGAATGATAGCACTTTTAATAGTATTTCAACCAGAGCTTAGAAGAGTGCTTGAATATCTAGGAAGAACTAAATTTATAATTAAACCAGCTATTGAGGATACTGAAAAAGTAGATGTTGTTGTTGAAGAGGTAGTACAGTCAATGACATCACTTGCAAGGCAAAAAATAGGAGCTCTTCTTGTTTTCGAAAGAGAAACTGGCATAAACGATATAATTCAAACGGGAACAATGATGGATGCTAAAGTTACTAGACAGCTTCTTATAAATATTTTTATACCAAACACTCCACTTCATGATGGTGCAGCAGTTATTAGAGGTGGAAAAATTATGGCAGCCGGTTGTTTTTTACCTCTTACAGAAAATAAATTTTTGAACAAAGAACTTGGAACAAGGCACAGAGCTGGACTTGGAATTAGTGAAAGATCAGATTGTATAGCGCTTATAGTCTCAGAAGAAACTGGATTTATATCACTAGCACAAAATGGTAAGTTATATAGAGATCTTTCTGAGGAGTCACTTAGAACCTTCCTTTTAAAAGGACTTAGAAAAGAAGAAGAGTCTAAAGGCTTTTTTAAGAAAGGCGGCATATTCAAATGA
- a CDS encoding CdaR family protein, producing the protein MKTLLNQNLKMKIFAVIFAFFMWIYVMAEVDPIIIRDIDSVPINITNMQELELLELTPEYGTDLNVRVSLRGRRSILNAQITKGIKTEGLINNPKEGQNILVVDLKDVDSNVEYTLYPSDKQINLEKKMVIRKSVSVVQTGTLPEGYEIKEIKSNPASMYIEGPKSLVDSITTLMTTLDVSNYDKDFSKKLQVIPVDRDNQEVKGVSINQDTVFVHAIVVKAKTVPIVLDIPSSENDELKLSGYTIDPPEVVIKGKANVIDSIKEIKTEKVELLQLVENPNLKVKLVMPTGVETQTPEITLKSSMEKVISKEFNISKERIQISGNGQLPDISDNPDISDFIAVKITTTDKIMDTISENDIRVYIKMQEYENNPARVPIHVEVDEEVESIETTPLYLNLEG; encoded by the coding sequence ATGAAGACATTATTAAACCAAAATTTAAAGATGAAAATATTTGCAGTAATCTTTGCTTTTTTTATGTGGATATATGTAATGGCAGAAGTTGACCCTATTATAATAAGAGATATTGATTCAGTCCCTATTAATATTACAAATATGCAAGAACTTGAGCTACTAGAGCTGACACCAGAGTATGGAACAGATTTGAATGTAAGAGTTAGCTTAAGAGGTAGAAGATCTATTTTAAATGCTCAAATTACTAAAGGAATTAAAACCGAGGGCTTAATAAACAACCCTAAAGAAGGTCAAAATATACTTGTAGTAGATTTAAAGGATGTTGATTCCAATGTTGAGTATACTTTATATCCTTCTGATAAACAAATTAATTTAGAAAAGAAAATGGTCATTCGAAAATCGGTATCAGTAGTACAAACTGGAACTTTGCCTGAGGGCTACGAAATTAAGGAAATTAAATCAAATCCTGCTAGTATGTATATAGAAGGCCCTAAATCATTGGTAGACTCTATAACTACATTAATGACTACTCTCGATGTTTCTAATTATGATAAGGATTTTAGCAAGAAGCTTCAAGTTATTCCTGTGGATAGAGACAATCAAGAAGTTAAAGGTGTAAGTATAAATCAAGATACTGTATTTGTACATGCTATTGTTGTAAAAGCAAAGACGGTTCCAATTGTACTTGATATACCAAGCAGTGAAAATGACGAACTTAAGCTAAGTGGATATACGATAGACCCACCTGAAGTTGTTATAAAAGGAAAAGCTAATGTAATTGATTCAATAAAAGAAATAAAAACTGAGAAGGTTGAGCTTTTACAGCTAGTAGAAAATCCTAATTTAAAAGTTAAACTCGTTATGCCTACAGGTGTAGAGACACAGACTCCAGAGATTACTTTAAAGTCATCTATGGAAAAAGTAATTAGTAAAGAATTTAATATATCTAAAGAAAGAATCCAAATTTCTGGAAATGGCCAACTGCCAGATATTTCTGATAATCCAGATATAAGCGATTTTATTGCTGTGAAGATTACAACTACTGACAAAATTATGGATACAATATCGGAAAACGACATTAGGGTTTATATAAAAATGCAAGAATATGAAAATAATCCTGCAAGAGTACCTATTCACGTAGAGGTTGATGAAGAGGTCGAAAGCATTGAAACAACACCGTTGTACTTGAATTTAGAAGGGTAG
- the buk gene encoding butyrate kinase translates to MKLILVINPGSTSTKVALFKRTENVIQNNLTHSAEEIAKFERVSDQLEMRQALIEDWMKEEGYQLSDLEAVVGRGGLLRSMPGGTYEVTSKMKEDLIAAHRGEHASNLGGLIADKIAEKAGVKSYIVDPVAVDEFEDIARISGIPQIERISLGHALNVKAVGRRAAKELGKGLDEVNLIVAHIGGGISICPLRKGKAIDYNNANEMGPFSPERTGGLPCGDLVKLCFSGKYTLAEMKKKISGKGGLVAYLGTNDAREVQKLIDAGDEKAKLIFSAMAYQIAKEIGQMATVLKGEVDAIVMTGGVSYSENLTNQVKEMVSFIAPYMVIPGEDEMLALAEGTVRVLNSEEKAKIYENEVKF, encoded by the coding sequence ATGAAGCTAATTTTAGTAATTAATCCTGGTTCCACATCTACTAAGGTGGCCCTGTTTAAAAGGACAGAAAACGTTATCCAGAATAATCTGACACATTCAGCTGAAGAAATAGCTAAGTTTGAAAGAGTATCTGATCAGCTAGAAATGCGCCAAGCTTTAATTGAAGACTGGATGAAAGAAGAAGGATACCAACTTTCGGATTTAGAAGCGGTTGTAGGCAGAGGAGGTCTTCTAAGATCTATGCCTGGAGGTACATACGAAGTAACTTCAAAGATGAAAGAGGATTTGATTGCTGCTCACAGAGGAGAACATGCATCGAATTTAGGAGGATTAATTGCAGACAAAATAGCTGAAAAAGCTGGAGTGAAAAGCTATATAGTTGACCCTGTAGCTGTTGATGAATTTGAAGATATAGCTAGAATTTCAGGAATACCTCAAATTGAGAGGATTTCTTTAGGACATGCACTAAATGTTAAAGCAGTAGGAAGAAGAGCTGCTAAAGAGCTAGGAAAAGGTTTAGACGAGGTAAATTTAATTGTAGCTCATATAGGTGGAGGAATTTCAATTTGCCCACTTAGAAAAGGTAAAGCAATAGACTATAACAATGCCAATGAGATGGGACCATTTTCACCAGAAAGAACTGGGGGACTTCCATGTGGTGATTTAGTAAAGCTGTGCTTCTCAGGAAAGTATACATTAGCTGAAATGAAGAAGAAAATAAGTGGTAAGGGAGGCCTTGTTGCTTATCTTGGCACTAATGATGCACGAGAAGTACAAAAGCTGATAGATGCAGGAGATGAAAAGGCAAAGCTAATTTTTTCAGCTATGGCTTATCAGATAGCAAAGGAAATTGGTCAGATGGCTACAGTTCTAAAAGGAGAAGTTGATGCAATAGTTATGACTGGTGGAGTTTCTTACTCTGAGAATCTAACAAATCAAGTTAAAGAAATGGTTTCTTTTATAGCTCCATATATGGTTATTCCTGGCGAAGATGAAATGCTAGCACTAGCTGAAGGAACTGTAAGGGTTTTAAATAGTGAAGAAAAGGCAAAGATTTATGAAAATGAGGTGAAATTTTAG
- the ptb gene encoding phosphate butyryltransferase: MKNFNEIIAFAKERGPKTISVACAQDKEVLLAVEAARKEGIAKAILVGDEVKIAEIAETLNIALSDYEVVNEPDLTNACLKAVELVSNGVADIVMKGLVDTSIILKAVLNKEIGLRTGLPLSHVAVFKIDGYERLFFVTDAAMTLSPDLMTKKQILENAVSLAHALDIEEPKVAVLCAKEKTDEKMPCTIDAFKLEEMQKNGEIKGCLVGGPFALDNAVSEEAAKHKGMTHPIGGKADILLVPNIESGNILYKSLVFFAKGENAGLIVGAKAPIVLTSRADSDITKLNSIALAVLAASKQN, translated from the coding sequence ATGAAAAATTTTAATGAAATTATAGCATTTGCTAAAGAAAGAGGTCCAAAGACTATTTCAGTAGCCTGTGCTCAAGATAAAGAAGTACTTTTAGCAGTTGAAGCTGCAAGAAAAGAAGGTATAGCAAAAGCTATATTAGTAGGTGATGAAGTTAAAATAGCTGAAATAGCTGAGACTTTAAATATAGCTTTATCAGATTATGAAGTAGTAAATGAGCCTGACCTTACTAATGCCTGTCTAAAAGCAGTAGAGCTAGTTTCAAATGGAGTAGCAGATATAGTTATGAAAGGTCTAGTTGATACATCTATTATTTTAAAGGCTGTGCTTAATAAGGAAATTGGACTTAGAACTGGACTTCCACTTAGCCACGTTGCTGTATTTAAAATAGATGGATATGAAAGATTATTCTTTGTTACAGATGCGGCTATGACACTGAGCCCAGATTTAATGACAAAGAAGCAAATTCTTGAAAACGCTGTTTCATTAGCTCATGCCTTAGATATTGAAGAGCCAAAGGTTGCAGTGCTTTGCGCTAAGGAAAAAACAGATGAAAAGATGCCATGTACAATAGATGCATTTAAGTTAGAAGAAATGCAAAAAAACGGAGAAATAAAAGGTTGCTTAGTTGGAGGACCATTTGCACTTGATAATGCAGTATCTGAAGAAGCGGCAAAGCATAAAGGAATGACTCATCCAATTGGAGGAAAAGCTGATATTCTTTTAGTTCCAAATATTGAATCAGGAAATATTTTATATAAATCACTAGTATTCTTTGCAAAAGGTGAAAACGCAGGACTAATTGTTGGAGCAAAAGCACCTATTGTATTAACTTCAAGAGCTGACAGCGATATTACTAAGCTAAATTCTATTGCACTTGCTGTACTTGCAGCTAGCAAGCAAAACTAA
- the buk gene encoding butyrate kinase, whose amino-acid sequence MSTYKILAINPGSTSTKIAVYENETQIMEKTLRHSTEEINKYEKIFDQFEFRKNVIVDAVSEAGIAIEELDAVVGRGGLLKPIKGGTYEVSDELIAGLKEPYLGEHASNLGGIIAKEIADAALAPSFIVDPVVVDEMNDVARISGMPEIPRFSIFHALNQKATARRFASEIGKSYEDINVIVAHMGGGVSVGAHEKGRVIDVNNALDGEGPFSPERAGGLPVGDLAKLCFSGKYTHAQIKKLLKGEGGIVAYLGTNDARDVEKMIAEGDEKAKLIYEAMAYQVAKEIGSCATVLKGKVDAIILTGGIAYSEMITTWIKERVSFIADVKIYAGEDEMSALAQGALRVLREEEKPQRYEA is encoded by the coding sequence ATGAGCACTTATAAAATATTAGCTATTAATCCAGGATCTACATCAACAAAGATTGCTGTATATGAAAATGAAACACAAATAATGGAAAAAACTCTAAGACATTCTACAGAAGAAATCAATAAATACGAGAAAATCTTTGATCAATTTGAATTTAGAAAGAACGTTATAGTAGACGCAGTTAGTGAAGCTGGAATTGCTATTGAAGAACTAGATGCAGTAGTAGGAAGAGGAGGCCTTTTAAAGCCAATTAAAGGCGGAACCTATGAAGTATCTGATGAACTAATTGCTGGACTTAAAGAGCCATACCTTGGAGAGCATGCTTCGAATTTAGGCGGAATCATCGCTAAAGAAATTGCTGATGCAGCACTTGCTCCTTCATTTATAGTTGACCCAGTAGTAGTTGATGAAATGAATGATGTAGCTAGAATTTCAGGTATGCCAGAAATTCCTAGATTCTCAATATTCCATGCACTAAATCAAAAAGCTACAGCTAGAAGATTTGCTAGTGAAATTGGAAAATCATATGAAGACATAAATGTAATCGTAGCTCATATGGGCGGAGGAGTATCTGTAGGAGCTCATGAAAAAGGAAGAGTTATAGATGTAAATAATGCTCTAGACGGAGAAGGACCATTTTCACCAGAAAGAGCTGGAGGACTTCCAGTTGGAGATTTAGCTAAGCTATGCTTTAGTGGGAAATATACACATGCACAAATCAAGAAGCTATTAAAAGGCGAAGGCGGAATAGTAGCTTATTTAGGAACAAATGATGCTAGAGATGTTGAAAAGATGATAGCTGAAGGCGACGAAAAGGCTAAACTAATCTACGAAGCTATGGCTTACCAAGTTGCAAAGGAAATAGGTTCATGCGCTACTGTACTTAAAGGTAAGGTAGATGCAATTATCCTTACTGGAGGAATTGCATATTCTGAAATGATAACTACATGGATTAAGGAAAGAGTATCATTTATAGCTGATGTAAAAATATATGCTGGTGAGGATGAAATGTCAGCTCTAGCTCAAGGAGCACTTCGTGTTCTTCGTGAGGAAGAGAAACCACAAAGATATGAGGCTTAA
- a CDS encoding 4Fe-4S dicluster domain-containing protein — MAKGKVYFDQDRCKGCELCTTACPVKIVVMDKTQINIKGYHPATVLEMDKCIGCANCATMCPDYVITVEREQ, encoded by the coding sequence ATGGCTAAAGGTAAGGTGTATTTTGATCAAGATCGCTGTAAAGGTTGCGAGCTTTGTACTACAGCATGCCCGGTAAAAATAGTAGTTATGGACAAAACACAAATCAACATAAAAGGGTACCATCCAGCAACTGTACTAGAGATGGATAAATGTATAGGATGTGCTAACTGTGCAACTATGTGTCCAGATTATGTAATTACTGTAGAGAGAGAACAATAA
- a CDS encoding 3-methyl-2-oxobutanoate dehydrogenase subunit VorB, with the protein MAKVLMKGNEAVAKAAIEAGCKYFFGYPITPQNEIPEYMAREMPKVGGVFLQAESEVAAINMVYGAAGAGARVMTSSSSPGIALKQEGISYIAGAELPAVIVNMMRGGPGLGGIQPSQADYFMSTRGGGNGDYRHIVYAPATIQEAVDMTMEAFEVADYYRMPVMVVGDGMIGQMMEPVEFNPPAKRELQEKTWASVGTKGLRKPNVINSLYLEAQELEDHNIRLEKKYEEIIEKEARWENYKIEDADIILVAYGTTARIAKNAAEDLRKEGIKAGVIRPMTLWPFPNKAFENLNCKALLTVEMSMGQMIEDVKTAVEFKLPVHFVGRVGGMIPEPVMIVDKAREIMGGVR; encoded by the coding sequence ATGGCTAAAGTACTTATGAAGGGTAATGAAGCAGTAGCAAAGGCAGCTATCGAGGCTGGATGTAAATACTTCTTCGGATATCCTATTACACCACAAAATGAGATTCCAGAGTATATGGCTAGAGAGATGCCAAAAGTTGGAGGAGTTTTTTTACAAGCGGAGTCAGAAGTTGCAGCTATAAATATGGTTTATGGAGCAGCAGGAGCAGGAGCTAGAGTTATGACTTCTTCTTCATCTCCAGGAATCGCCTTAAAACAAGAAGGTATATCATACATAGCAGGTGCAGAGCTTCCAGCAGTAATCGTAAACATGATGAGAGGAGGCCCTGGACTAGGAGGAATCCAACCATCACAGGCTGACTATTTCATGTCGACTCGTGGAGGCGGAAATGGTGACTACAGACATATAGTATATGCTCCAGCAACTATTCAAGAAGCTGTAGATATGACTATGGAAGCATTTGAAGTAGCTGACTACTACAGAATGCCAGTAATGGTAGTAGGAGACGGTATGATAGGACAGATGATGGAGCCAGTTGAGTTTAATCCTCCAGCAAAAAGAGAGCTTCAGGAAAAAACTTGGGCATCTGTTGGAACTAAAGGCTTAAGAAAGCCTAACGTAATCAACTCACTTTATCTTGAAGCTCAAGAGCTAGAAGATCACAACATTCGTCTTGAGAAGAAATATGAAGAAATTATAGAAAAAGAAGCTAGATGGGAAAACTACAAAATTGAAGATGCAGATATTATCCTTGTAGCTTATGGAACAACTGCTCGTATTGCGAAAAATGCAGCTGAAGACCTTAGAAAAGAAGGAATCAAAGCTGGTGTAATTCGCCCTATGACATTATGGCCATTCCCTAATAAAGCATTCGAAAACTTAAATTGTAAAGCTCTTCTAACTGTTGAGATGTCAATGGGACAAATGATAGAAGATGTAAAAACAGCTGTTGAGTTCAAACTTCCAGTTCACTTTGTAGGAAGAGTTGGAGGAATGATTCCAGAGCCTGTTATGATAGTTGATAAAGCAAGAGAGATTATGGGAGGTGTAAGATAA
- a CDS encoding thiamine pyrophosphate-dependent enzyme: MAVVFKKTQGLTDVQTHYCPGCTHGIIHRLVGEVLEELGVLGDSIGVAPVGCSVLAYKYFNCDMQEAAHGRAPACATGIKRVHPDKVVFTYQGDGDLASIGMAEIVHAAARGEKITTIFVNNAIYGMTGGQMAPTTLVGQKATTSPYGRDAALVGFPIRVSEMLSTLDGAVYVERVTVNTAANVRKAKAAIKKAFQAQINGEGFTMVEVLSTCPTNWGLHPVEALKWLEDNMIPYYPLGNFKNVDGEAK, translated from the coding sequence ATGGCAGTTGTTTTCAAAAAGACTCAGGGACTTACTGATGTACAAACGCATTACTGTCCAGGCTGTACACACGGTATTATCCATAGATTAGTTGGAGAAGTATTAGAAGAGCTAGGAGTACTTGGCGATTCTATAGGTGTTGCACCAGTTGGATGTTCAGTACTTGCTTATAAATATTTTAACTGTGATATGCAAGAGGCAGCTCATGGTAGAGCACCAGCATGTGCTACAGGTATCAAAAGAGTTCATCCTGATAAAGTAGTATTTACTTATCAAGGAGACGGAGACCTTGCTTCTATAGGTATGGCTGAGATAGTTCATGCTGCAGCTAGAGGAGAAAAAATAACTACAATATTTGTAAACAACGCAATCTACGGTATGACTGGTGGACAAATGGCTCCAACTACACTAGTTGGTCAAAAAGCTACAACATCACCTTACGGAAGAGATGCAGCTCTTGTAGGCTTCCCTATTAGAGTATCAGAAATGCTTTCAACTCTTGATGGAGCTGTATATGTAGAAAGAGTTACAGTAAATACTGCTGCAAATGTTCGTAAAGCTAAAGCAGCTATCAAAAAAGCTTTCCAAGCTCAAATTAATGGAGAAGGATTTACTATGGTAGAGGTACTTTCTACTTGTCCTACAAACTGGGGACTACATCCAGTTGAAGCATTAAAATGGCTAGAAGATAACATGATTCCATACTATCCTCTAGGAAACTTTAAAAATGTAGATGGGGAGGCGAAATAG
- a CDS encoding 2-oxoacid:acceptor oxidoreductase family protein, whose product MQTQKIICAGFGGQGVMSMGQLITYAGMLESKEVSWLPSYGPEMRGGTANCSVIVSETPIGSPVITNDATSAIIMNLPSLTKFEKDVAPGGSIFINRSLIEKKVERTDVDVYYIDANEIALELGNPRVANMVMLGALIEINKTVSIDSVLEAFKKVFGPSKEKFVPLNKEAIEKGMQAVRESVK is encoded by the coding sequence ATGCAAACTCAAAAAATAATTTGTGCAGGCTTTGGTGGTCAAGGGGTAATGTCTATGGGACAGCTTATCACTTATGCTGGTATGCTAGAAAGCAAAGAAGTATCTTGGCTTCCATCATATGGTCCAGAAATGCGTGGAGGAACTGCTAACTGTTCAGTTATAGTATCTGAAACTCCTATCGGTTCACCAGTTATTACAAATGATGCTACTTCAGCTATAATTATGAATCTTCCATCTCTTACTAAGTTTGAGAAAGACGTAGCACCAGGAGGAAGCATATTCATCAACCGTTCTCTAATAGAGAAAAAAGTTGAAAGAACTGATGTAGATGTATACTATATAGATGCAAACGAAATAGCACTTGAGCTTGGAAATCCAAGAGTAGCTAACATGGTTATGCTAGGTGCTTTAATTGAAATCAACAAAACCGTATCTATCGACAGCGTTCTTGAGGCTTTCAAAAAAGTTTTCGGTCCTTCAAAAGAGAAGTTTGTACCTCTTAACAAAGAAGCGATTGAAAAAGGTATGCAAGCTGTAAGAGAATCTGTAAAATAA
- a CDS encoding YitT family protein: protein MPETTNKKMKPFIRILTLALGSLICAVGINGYLRPLGLLSGGATGIAIIMNHLTSFNIGLIVFAINIPLFVLAAFKLKREFVIYSMINMTMFSTLLGVTGEVYKYIGVDDIMLSAIVGGVLNGIGMGITFRGRGSQGGMDIIAALIRKKWDISLGNALMGANLVIIGWGGTIFGIKSFLYTIIVLFISYNFLDKVQTTFETKKSVMIISEHPKEIGDALMANMNRAITYLNGEGGYSHLEKQIIYTIINPREVSKLKKIVNDHDPKAFISVFETNEVRGYRFKERFI, encoded by the coding sequence ATGCCAGAAACAACTAATAAAAAGATGAAGCCCTTTATTAGAATATTAACCCTAGCTCTTGGAAGCTTGATTTGTGCAGTAGGGATAAATGGATACTTAAGACCGCTTGGACTACTCAGCGGTGGAGCTACAGGTATAGCTATAATTATGAATCATCTTACAAGCTTTAATATCGGTCTTATAGTGTTTGCAATAAACATTCCTTTGTTTGTTTTGGCAGCATTTAAGCTAAAGAGAGAGTTTGTAATATACAGTATGATAAATATGACCATGTTTTCAACTTTATTAGGAGTAACGGGGGAAGTATATAAATATATTGGTGTAGACGACATTATGCTTTCGGCTATAGTTGGAGGAGTATTAAACGGAATAGGCATGGGAATTACATTTAGAGGTAGAGGCTCTCAAGGTGGAATGGATATAATTGCAGCACTAATAAGAAAAAAATGGGATATATCTCTTGGAAATGCACTTATGGGAGCAAATCTCGTGATAATTGGCTGGGGTGGTACGATATTTGGAATAAAAAGCTTCCTTTACACTATAATAGTTCTTTTTATTTCATATAACTTCTTAGACAAGGTTCAAACTACCTTTGAAACGAAAAAATCAGTTATGATAATATCTGAGCATCCTAAGGAAATAGGAGATGCTCTTATGGCTAATATGAACAGAGCTATCACCTATCTCAATGGAGAAGGTGGATACTCTCACCTGGAAAAACAAATAATATACACAATAATCAATCCAAGAGAAGTGTCTAAGCTCAAAAAAATAGTAAATGACCATGATCCAAAAGCGTTTATTTCAGTGTTTGAAACAAATGAAGTAAGAGGATATAGATTTAAAGAGCGCTTTATTTAG
- a CDS encoding transporter substrate-binding domain-containing protein: MVDIRRIFIRLFTLIFIFINILFSYSSYALSSSIPFTSEELNFLKAHENETFLLGLDPYSGMDYFEFRGQKAGFLLDVIKLIERETKINIEIASEKSWGEAVSGLSTRDIDILFGANPTLLRRQYMEFTRPMIQYPYAVFAKKGSAVQTIGDLDNKKVAFIDGDINLQPFLDIYNNIHPKIRIFPDQKAALEALSAGAVDGFVVSGGVIIHDFIYNYSDLNYIAEVNTLTSDMTFSTLKENAILAGILDKIIEKYLDTEINEAIENSEVLFNRKILRLTESELNWLDKNETVTVGVADDYLPFDYYSNGEYQGVAGSVFNELSHLIRLNVNVVHGSFSDIYSKALNREIDVVNMAKTPDRINHFYFPQPFSYERDEIYGKRESMHVQDVYGLEGKKVAVIDGFWHEEYLLKNLREVEIIKTKSVEESISKVDKGEADYLIENPTVADFYIQGLGYTSIIKKGSTSSDSFLYFGISKNKPELYSIIDKTISLISYEELKHRGLSNVPVPEPIKYKRLTLVIAMLTATMFIIALFTFRILKSLANEKAKTLLLSERTKLLYTDSLTGLKNRTCFKDMETEFNCMGFPQLIIMADMNNLKKTNDLYGHHMGDLLIKKCSKILEQVFDNALIFRMGGDEFLILYAGNIDTQIEDKIDLVNEIASNTSISDGTSTIKGLSIAMGASSRQSIDDDFNEKMIEADNNMYIHKKFIKSIAKS, translated from the coding sequence GTGGTTGATATAAGACGGATATTCATAAGACTATTTACTCTTATTTTTATTTTTATAAATATACTTTTCTCTTATTCTAGCTATGCCTTAAGCTCTAGCATACCCTTTACAAGCGAAGAACTAAATTTTTTAAAAGCTCATGAAAATGAGACTTTTCTTTTAGGCTTAGATCCATATTCTGGTATGGATTATTTCGAATTTAGAGGACAAAAGGCTGGTTTTTTACTAGACGTTATTAAGCTAATAGAAAGAGAAACAAAGATAAATATTGAAATCGCTTCAGAAAAATCCTGGGGTGAAGCTGTAAGTGGTCTTTCTACTAGAGATATCGATATATTGTTTGGTGCAAATCCCACCTTGCTCAGAAGGCAGTATATGGAGTTTACTCGCCCTATGATTCAGTACCCTTATGCAGTTTTTGCGAAAAAAGGCAGTGCAGTTCAAACTATAGGAGATTTAGACAATAAAAAGGTTGCTTTTATAGATGGAGATATCAACCTTCAGCCTTTTCTAGATATTTATAATAATATTCATCCTAAAATCAGAATATTTCCTGACCAGAAAGCAGCTCTAGAAGCACTCTCTGCAGGGGCCGTAGATGGATTTGTAGTTTCAGGTGGAGTAATTATACATGATTTTATATATAATTACAGTGATTTGAATTATATAGCTGAAGTAAATACCTTGACTTCAGACATGACTTTTTCAACTCTCAAAGAAAACGCTATCTTAGCAGGTATATTAGATAAAATAATTGAAAAATATTTAGATACAGAAATTAATGAAGCTATAGAAAATTCTGAGGTGTTATTTAATAGAAAAATATTAAGGCTAACAGAATCCGAGTTAAATTGGCTAGATAAAAACGAAACCGTTACTGTGGGAGTTGCTGATGATTATCTGCCTTTTGATTATTACTCAAACGGAGAATATCAAGGAGTTGCTGGAAGTGTTTTTAACGAGCTTTCCCATTTAATTAGGTTAAATGTAAATGTAGTTCATGGTAGCTTCTCAGATATTTATAGCAAAGCTCTAAATAGAGAAATCGATGTTGTGAACATGGCTAAAACTCCTGATAGGATAAACCATTTTTATTTCCCACAGCCTTTTAGCTATGAACGAGATGAAATCTATGGAAAAAGAGAAAGCATGCATGTACAAGACGTATATGGTCTAGAGGGCAAGAAAGTTGCTGTTATAGATGGATTCTGGCATGAGGAATATCTTTTAAAGAACTTAAGAGAAGTCGAAATAATAAAAACTAAAAGTGTGGAAGAATCTATTTCCAAAGTCGATAAGGGTGAAGCAGATTATTTAATAGAAAATCCTACTGTAGCTGACTTTTATATTCAGGGGCTAGGGTATACGAGCATCATAAAAAAAGGAAGTACATCCTCTGATTCATTTTTGTATTTTGGTATAAGCAAAAATAAACCTGAGCTTTACTCTATAATAGACAAAACAATCTCGCTTATATCCTATGAAGAATTGAAGCATCGCGGACTTTCAAATGTGCCTGTCCCAGAGCCTATAAAGTACAAGAGGCTTACTCTTGTGATAGCCATGCTTACTGCGACCATGTTTATAATTGCTCTATTTACATTTAGAATATTAAAATCTTTAGCTAATGAAAAAGCAAAAACCTTGCTTTTATCGGAGCGTACTAAGCTTTTATATACCGATTCCTTGACAGGTCTAAAAAACAGAACCTGCTTTAAGGATATGGAAACTGAGTTCAACTGTATGGGTTTTCCTCAGCTTATAATAATGGCTGATATGAATAATCTTAAAAAAACAAATGATTTATATGGGCACCACATGGGAGATTTGCTAATTAAAAAATGCAGTAAGATTTTGGAGCAGGTGTTTGATAATGCTCTGATATTTAGAATGGGTGGAGATGAATTTTTAATTTTATATGCTGGTAATATAGACACTCAAATAGAAGATAAAATTGATTTGGTAAACGAGATTGCTTCTAATACTTCTATTTCAGATGGTACCTCTACAATAAAAGGGCTTAGCATAGCAATGGGAGCATCTAGCAGACAATCTATAGATGATGATTTTAACGAAAAAATGATAGAAGCTGATAACAATATGTACATTCATAAAAAATTCATAAAAAGTATTGCTAAATCATAG